In Rhineura floridana isolate rRhiFlo1 chromosome 1, rRhiFlo1.hap2, whole genome shotgun sequence, the following proteins share a genomic window:
- the MCM4 gene encoding DNA replication licensing factor MCM4 isoform X1, whose translation MSSPASTPSRRSSKRHRAGGGPTGSGTPNPPTPLSEEVHSPPSQRRHTDDSTSTGDLQPMPTSPPIDTQSPNVQDALFSSPPQFQHSVPMDFDISSPLTYGTPSSRVEGTPRSGVRGTPIRQRPDLGSIQKARQVDLHSDVPTAEDEVASEQSLGQKLVIWGTDVNVASCKEKFQRFLQRFIDPAAEEEENIGLDLNEPLYMQRLEEINLVGEPFLNVNCDHLKSFDENLYRQLMCYPQEVIPTFDMAANEIFFDRYPDSVLEHQIQVRPYNALKTRNMRSLNPEDIDQLITINGMVIRSSQLIPEMQEAFFKCQVCAFTARVEIDRGRIAEPSACKNCNTTHSMALIHNRSMFSDKQMIKLQESPEDMPAGQTPCTIVLFAHNDLVDKVQPGDRVNVTGIYRAVPVRVIPRMSSVRSVYKTHIDVIHYCKTDSKRLHGIEEGTEQKMFTEEREKMLQDLSQKPDIYDRLSSALAPSIYEHEDIKKGILLQLFGGSRKDFSHTGRGNFRAEINILLCGDPGTSKSQLLQYVYNLVPRGQYTSGKGSSAVGLTAYVMKDPETRQLVLQTGALVLSDNGICCIDEFDKMNESTRSVLHEVMEQQTLSIAKAGIICQLNARTSILAAANPIESQWNPKKTTIENIQLPHTLLSRFDLIFLMLDPRDEAYDRRLAHHLVALYYQTEEQVEEEYMDMAVLRDYIAYARSYVSPRLSEEASQALIEAYVNMRKIGSGRGMVSAYPRQLESLIRLAEAHAKVRFSKKVETIDVEEAKRLHREALKQSATDPRTGIVDISILTTGMSATARKRKEGLAQALKKIIQSKGKTPALRYQQLFDDLRAQSETAVTKEMFEEALNALADDDFLTVTGKTVRLL comes from the exons ATGTCCTCGCCGGCATCCACCCCAAGCCGCCGCAGCAGTAAACGCCACAGAGCTGGAGGTGGCCCAACCGGCAGCGGCACCCCCAATCCCCCTACGC CTCTTTCTGAAGAGGTACATTCCCCTCCTTCACAACGACGTCATACGGATGACTCCACATCTACAGGAGATTTGCAACCAATGCCCACTTCTCCACCAATTGACACACAAAGCCCAAATGTTCAAGATGCTCTGTTTTCTAGTCCACCGCAATTCCAACATTCAG TTCCAATGGACTTCGATATTAGTTCACCGCTGACCTATGGCACACCCAGTTCTAGAGTAGAAGGAACCCCAAGGAGTGGTGTGCGAGGAACTCCAATTCGACAGAGGCCTGATCTTGGCTCTATCCAGAAAGCTAGGCAAGTGGATCTGCATTCTGATGTG CCAACAGCAGAGGATGAAGTGGCAAGTGAACAATCTCTTGGACAAAAGTTAGTGATTTGGGGAACAGATGTCAATGTGGCCTCGTGCAAAGAAAAATTCCAG AGATTTCTTCAGCGTTTTATTGATCCAGCAgccgaagaagaagaaaatattggCTTGGACCTTAATGAGCCTCTGTATATGCAACGACTGGAGGAG ATAAACTTGGTTGGGGAGCCATTTCTGAATGTAAACTGTGACCATCTAAAGTCATTTGATGAAAATCTTTATAGACAGCTGATGTGCTATCCCCAG GAAGTTATTCCAACATTTGATATGGCTGCCAATGAAATTTTCTTTGACCGTTATCCTGACTCAGTATTGGAACATCAAATTCAAGTTAGACCGTATAATGCTTTAAAAACCAGAAACATGAGGAGCCTTAATCCAGAAG ACATTGACCAGCTTATCACTATAAATGGCATGGTGATCAGGAGCTCCCAGTTAATTCCAGAAATGCAAGAAGCTTTCTTCAAGTGCCAGGTCTGTGCTTTCACAGCAAGAGTAGAAATTGATCGTGGAAGGATTGCGGAACCATCAGCATGCAAGAACTGTAACACAACGCATAGTATGGCATTGATTCACAATCGCTCTATGTTCTCGGATAAACAGATG ATCAAATTGCAGGAGTCTCCAGAAGACATGCCAGCTGGTCAGACACCATGCACTATTGTTCTCTTTGCTCACAATGATCTAGTGGATAAGGTTCAGCCGGGTGACAGAGTTAACGTCACAG GTATCTACAGAGCAGTCCCTGTTCGTGTCATTCCAAGAATGAGCAGTGTGAGATCTGTCTATAAGACACACATTGATGTCATTCATTATTGCAAAACTGACTCAAAACGTTTGCATGGCATTGAAGAAGGGACAGaacagaaaatgtttacagaggAGCGTGAGAAAATGCTTCAAGACCTTTCTCAGAAACCAGATATTTATGATAGGCTTTCTTCTGCGCTTGCTCCGAGTATTTATGAGCATGAAGATATTAAAAAG GGCATTCTTCTTCAGCTGTTTGGAGGTTCAAGGAAAGATTTCAGCCACACTGGCAGAGGCAATTTTCGTGCTGAGATTAACATTCTGCTTTGTGGAGATCCTGGTACCAGCAAGTCACAGTTGCTCCAGTATGTCTATAACTTGGTTCCAAGAGGCCAGTATACATCTGGAAAAGGTTCTAGTGCTGTTGGTCTTACAGCATATGTGATGAAGGACCCTGAAACAAGACAATTAGTTTTGCAGACAGGAGCCTTGGTCCTCAGTGACAATGGTATTTGCTGTATTGATGAGTTTGATAAAATGAATGAAAGTACAAGGTCGGTGCTTCATGAAGTCATGGAACAACAAACACTGTCTATTGCAAAG GCTGGAATTATTTGTCAATTGAATGCTCGTACCTCTATTCTGGCAGCTGCTAATCCAATAGAATCCCAGTGGAATCCGAAGAAAACTACCATTGAAAACATTCAGCTTCCCCATACGCTGCTGTCTAG GTTTGATCTCATCTTCCTAATGCTGGATCCTCGAGATGAAGCATATGATAGGCGTTTGGCTCATCACTTGGTTGCATTATACTATCAAACTGAAGAGCAGGTGGAAGAGGAGTACATGGATATGGCGGTATTAAGAGATTATATTGCTTATGCTCGTAGTTATGTCAGTCCAAGACTAAGTGAAGAAGCAAGTCAAGCTCTCATTGAG GCATATGTGAATATGAGGAAGATCGGAAGTGGCAGAGGAATGGTTTCTGCATATCCTCGACAGCTGGAGTCTTTGATTCGTCTGGCAGAAGCTCATGCTAAAGTGCGCTTTTCTAAAAAAGTAGAAACAATAGATGTTGAAGAAGCAAAACGTCTTCACCGTGAGGCTCTAAAACAGTCTGCTACTGATCCAAGGACCGGGATTGTGGATATATCCATTCTCACTACAG GGATGAGTGCCACTGCCCGTAAACGCAAAGAAGGACTGGCTCAAGCTTTGAAGAAGATTATTCAGTCTAAGGGTAAAACACCAGCTCTAAGATATCAACAGCTCTTTGATGATCTTCGTGCACAATCTGAAACC gcTGTCACTAAAGAAATGTTTGAAGAAGCACTTAATGCATTGGCTGATGATGACTTCTTGACTGTGACTGGGAAGACTGTTAGACTGCTCTAA
- the MCM4 gene encoding DNA replication licensing factor MCM4 isoform X2 codes for MPTSPPIDTQSPNVQDALFSSPPQFQHSVPMDFDISSPLTYGTPSSRVEGTPRSGVRGTPIRQRPDLGSIQKARQVDLHSDVPTAEDEVASEQSLGQKLVIWGTDVNVASCKEKFQRFLQRFIDPAAEEEENIGLDLNEPLYMQRLEEINLVGEPFLNVNCDHLKSFDENLYRQLMCYPQEVIPTFDMAANEIFFDRYPDSVLEHQIQVRPYNALKTRNMRSLNPEDIDQLITINGMVIRSSQLIPEMQEAFFKCQVCAFTARVEIDRGRIAEPSACKNCNTTHSMALIHNRSMFSDKQMIKLQESPEDMPAGQTPCTIVLFAHNDLVDKVQPGDRVNVTGIYRAVPVRVIPRMSSVRSVYKTHIDVIHYCKTDSKRLHGIEEGTEQKMFTEEREKMLQDLSQKPDIYDRLSSALAPSIYEHEDIKKGILLQLFGGSRKDFSHTGRGNFRAEINILLCGDPGTSKSQLLQYVYNLVPRGQYTSGKGSSAVGLTAYVMKDPETRQLVLQTGALVLSDNGICCIDEFDKMNESTRSVLHEVMEQQTLSIAKAGIICQLNARTSILAAANPIESQWNPKKTTIENIQLPHTLLSRFDLIFLMLDPRDEAYDRRLAHHLVALYYQTEEQVEEEYMDMAVLRDYIAYARSYVSPRLSEEASQALIEAYVNMRKIGSGRGMVSAYPRQLESLIRLAEAHAKVRFSKKVETIDVEEAKRLHREALKQSATDPRTGIVDISILTTGMSATARKRKEGLAQALKKIIQSKGKTPALRYQQLFDDLRAQSETAVTKEMFEEALNALADDDFLTVTGKTVRLL; via the exons ATGCCCACTTCTCCACCAATTGACACACAAAGCCCAAATGTTCAAGATGCTCTGTTTTCTAGTCCACCGCAATTCCAACATTCAG TTCCAATGGACTTCGATATTAGTTCACCGCTGACCTATGGCACACCCAGTTCTAGAGTAGAAGGAACCCCAAGGAGTGGTGTGCGAGGAACTCCAATTCGACAGAGGCCTGATCTTGGCTCTATCCAGAAAGCTAGGCAAGTGGATCTGCATTCTGATGTG CCAACAGCAGAGGATGAAGTGGCAAGTGAACAATCTCTTGGACAAAAGTTAGTGATTTGGGGAACAGATGTCAATGTGGCCTCGTGCAAAGAAAAATTCCAG AGATTTCTTCAGCGTTTTATTGATCCAGCAgccgaagaagaagaaaatattggCTTGGACCTTAATGAGCCTCTGTATATGCAACGACTGGAGGAG ATAAACTTGGTTGGGGAGCCATTTCTGAATGTAAACTGTGACCATCTAAAGTCATTTGATGAAAATCTTTATAGACAGCTGATGTGCTATCCCCAG GAAGTTATTCCAACATTTGATATGGCTGCCAATGAAATTTTCTTTGACCGTTATCCTGACTCAGTATTGGAACATCAAATTCAAGTTAGACCGTATAATGCTTTAAAAACCAGAAACATGAGGAGCCTTAATCCAGAAG ACATTGACCAGCTTATCACTATAAATGGCATGGTGATCAGGAGCTCCCAGTTAATTCCAGAAATGCAAGAAGCTTTCTTCAAGTGCCAGGTCTGTGCTTTCACAGCAAGAGTAGAAATTGATCGTGGAAGGATTGCGGAACCATCAGCATGCAAGAACTGTAACACAACGCATAGTATGGCATTGATTCACAATCGCTCTATGTTCTCGGATAAACAGATG ATCAAATTGCAGGAGTCTCCAGAAGACATGCCAGCTGGTCAGACACCATGCACTATTGTTCTCTTTGCTCACAATGATCTAGTGGATAAGGTTCAGCCGGGTGACAGAGTTAACGTCACAG GTATCTACAGAGCAGTCCCTGTTCGTGTCATTCCAAGAATGAGCAGTGTGAGATCTGTCTATAAGACACACATTGATGTCATTCATTATTGCAAAACTGACTCAAAACGTTTGCATGGCATTGAAGAAGGGACAGaacagaaaatgtttacagaggAGCGTGAGAAAATGCTTCAAGACCTTTCTCAGAAACCAGATATTTATGATAGGCTTTCTTCTGCGCTTGCTCCGAGTATTTATGAGCATGAAGATATTAAAAAG GGCATTCTTCTTCAGCTGTTTGGAGGTTCAAGGAAAGATTTCAGCCACACTGGCAGAGGCAATTTTCGTGCTGAGATTAACATTCTGCTTTGTGGAGATCCTGGTACCAGCAAGTCACAGTTGCTCCAGTATGTCTATAACTTGGTTCCAAGAGGCCAGTATACATCTGGAAAAGGTTCTAGTGCTGTTGGTCTTACAGCATATGTGATGAAGGACCCTGAAACAAGACAATTAGTTTTGCAGACAGGAGCCTTGGTCCTCAGTGACAATGGTATTTGCTGTATTGATGAGTTTGATAAAATGAATGAAAGTACAAGGTCGGTGCTTCATGAAGTCATGGAACAACAAACACTGTCTATTGCAAAG GCTGGAATTATTTGTCAATTGAATGCTCGTACCTCTATTCTGGCAGCTGCTAATCCAATAGAATCCCAGTGGAATCCGAAGAAAACTACCATTGAAAACATTCAGCTTCCCCATACGCTGCTGTCTAG GTTTGATCTCATCTTCCTAATGCTGGATCCTCGAGATGAAGCATATGATAGGCGTTTGGCTCATCACTTGGTTGCATTATACTATCAAACTGAAGAGCAGGTGGAAGAGGAGTACATGGATATGGCGGTATTAAGAGATTATATTGCTTATGCTCGTAGTTATGTCAGTCCAAGACTAAGTGAAGAAGCAAGTCAAGCTCTCATTGAG GCATATGTGAATATGAGGAAGATCGGAAGTGGCAGAGGAATGGTTTCTGCATATCCTCGACAGCTGGAGTCTTTGATTCGTCTGGCAGAAGCTCATGCTAAAGTGCGCTTTTCTAAAAAAGTAGAAACAATAGATGTTGAAGAAGCAAAACGTCTTCACCGTGAGGCTCTAAAACAGTCTGCTACTGATCCAAGGACCGGGATTGTGGATATATCCATTCTCACTACAG GGATGAGTGCCACTGCCCGTAAACGCAAAGAAGGACTGGCTCAAGCTTTGAAGAAGATTATTCAGTCTAAGGGTAAAACACCAGCTCTAAGATATCAACAGCTCTTTGATGATCTTCGTGCACAATCTGAAACC gcTGTCACTAAAGAAATGTTTGAAGAAGCACTTAATGCATTGGCTGATGATGACTTCTTGACTGTGACTGGGAAGACTGTTAGACTGCTCTAA